The Lactobacillus acidophilus DNA segment TATGGCTTGATGGTATGGAAGTTAGTCAATTTACATACTTCCAAGTAGTTGGTGAATTAGAAGTTAAACCAACTATGAGTGAAATTACTTATGGTGTTGAAAGACTTGCTTCATATATTCAAGATGTTAACTCAGTATTTGATCTTGAATGGGGTAACGGTATTCTTTATCGTGATATCTTCAAGCAACCAGAATATGAACATTCTAAATATGCATTTGAAGAATCTGATCAAGAACAACTTCTTAAATTCTTTGAAATTTACGAATCAACAGCTAAGCGTCTTCTTAGCCAAAATCTTGTACATCCAGCATATGATTACATTTTGAAATGTTCACACACTTTCAACTTACTTGATGCACGTGGTGCTGTTTCAGTAACTGAACGTGCTGGATACTTATCAAGAATTAGAAACTTGGCTCATGAAGTTGCTGTTAAGTTTGTAGAAGAACGTGAAAAACGTGGCTTCCCATTACTTAAGAGCGCAGAAGATAAGAAGGCAGGGATAGAAAATGGCTAAAGATTATTTATTTGAAATTGGTACTGAAGAAATGCCTGCTCACGTTGTACCACGCAGCGTTAGCCAATTAGCAGACAGAACCAGAAAATTTTTAAAAGAAAATGGCTTAAAGTTCAAAGATATCAAAACTTTTTCAACTCCACGTCGTTTGACTATTCTTGTCGAAGATTTAGCTGAAAAGCAGGACGATATTGATGAAGTTAAGAAAGGGCCAGCTAAGAAGATTGCGCAAGATGCTGATGGTAATTGGACCAAGGCTGCGCAAGGTTTTGCTCGCGGTCAAGGTATGACTACTGATGACATCTACTTTGAAGAGCTTAAGGGCACTGAATATGCTTATGTTCACGTTCAAAAGGAAGGTAAAAAAGCTAGTGATATCTTACTTGGTATGAGTGAAATCATTAAAGCTATGACTTTTCCTACTAAGATGCGTTGGGATTCAAATGACTTTGAATTTGTTCGTCCAATCCATTGGCTTGTATCATTATTCGGCAATGAAGTGATCCCAGTTAAGATTTTGGATATTACTGCTGGTCGCAAGACTGAAGGTCATCGTTTCTTGGGTGATTCAGTTGTATTAGCTAATGCGGATGACTATGAAGACGCATTGAAAGATCAATATGTAATTGCTAACGCTGAAGAACGCAAAGATATGATTGTTAACCAAATGGATGAACTGGTTAAGGAAAATCATTGGCAAGTTAAACCTGATCGTGATCTTCTGGAAGAAGTTACTTATTTAGTAGAATATCCAACTGTCTTTGCTGGCTCATTTGATGAAAAGTACTTAAATATTCCAGATGAAGTATTAATTACTTCAATGAAGGATAACCAAAGATACTTTGAAGTTTATGATGAAAATGGTAAACTAATTAATCACTTTATTGCTGTAAGAAACGGTAATAAAGATTATCTTGACAATGTTATCTCAGGTAATGAAAAGGTTTTAGTTGCTCGCTTAGATGATGCTCAATTCTTCTACGATGAAGACCGTAAATACCCACTTAGTCACTTTGTCGATCGTCTTAAAGATGTTTCATTCCATGATAAGATTGGTTCAATGGCTGAAAAGGTTCAACGTGTTCGTATGATCGGTGACTATCTTGCTAAGCGTTGGAACCTGCCAGAAAATGTCGTTAAGGACTTTGATCGTGCTAGTGAACTATACAAGTTTGATTTAGTTACTCAAATGGTTGGTGAATTTGCCGAACTTCAAGGTGTAATGGGGATGCATTATGCTCGTCTTGCTGGCGAAGATGAAGAAGTTTCAGTAGCAATTAAGGAACACTACATGCCAGCTACTGCAGAAGGTCCGCTTCCAGAAACTACTGTAGGTTCACTTTTGTCAATTGCTGATAAGATTGATACTATTATCACTTTCTTTGGTGCAGGTATGATCCCAACTTCATCTAATGACCCATATGCTCTTCGTCGTTATGCTTATGGTATTGTTAGAATCTTATTGAATGAGAAATGGTCATTACCATTTAACGAAGTATTACCAGAAATTATTAGTTTACTTAATGGTGTAACTCCAGCTAGACTTCCTAAGAGTGATGTTGATCAAGAAATTGCTGACTTTATTCGTGATCGTGTAAAGCAATACTTACAAAAGAATAAATTTAAGTACGACATTATTGATGCTGTACTTGCTTCAAGTCAACAAGATCCAAGTCAAATTTTAGCAGCAGCTAATGTATTGCAGCTTCACCACGACGATGAAGAATTTAAGCCAGTTGTTGAAAGTTTAACTAGAATTGACAACATCCTGAAGAAGGCTAAGTTCAAGGGTAATGTAGAAGTTGACGAAAGTTTATTTGAAGATAATAGCGAAAAAGAACTTTATGTTGGTGTGCAAAACTTGCAAGAAATTGAAAGTTTGGCAGATCTTTACCAAGGATTTGTTCAATTACAGCCAGTCATTGATCAATACTTTGACG contains these protein-coding regions:
- the glyQ gene encoding glycine--tRNA ligase subunit alpha, giving the protein MADKKLNIQNMIFKLEQFWASKGCMIMPSYDVEKGAGTMSPYTFLRAVGPEPWAACYVEPSRRPADGRYGENPNRLFQHHQFQVVIKPAPKDIQQYYLDSLKVLGIDPLEHDIRFVEDNWANPSMGCAGVGWEVWLDGMEVSQFTYFQVVGELEVKPTMSEITYGVERLASYIQDVNSVFDLEWGNGILYRDIFKQPEYEHSKYAFEESDQEQLLKFFEIYESTAKRLLSQNLVHPAYDYILKCSHTFNLLDARGAVSVTERAGYLSRIRNLAHEVAVKFVEEREKRGFPLLKSAEDKKAGIENG
- the glyS gene encoding glycine--tRNA ligase subunit beta, coding for MAKDYLFEIGTEEMPAHVVPRSVSQLADRTRKFLKENGLKFKDIKTFSTPRRLTILVEDLAEKQDDIDEVKKGPAKKIAQDADGNWTKAAQGFARGQGMTTDDIYFEELKGTEYAYVHVQKEGKKASDILLGMSEIIKAMTFPTKMRWDSNDFEFVRPIHWLVSLFGNEVIPVKILDITAGRKTEGHRFLGDSVVLANADDYEDALKDQYVIANAEERKDMIVNQMDELVKENHWQVKPDRDLLEEVTYLVEYPTVFAGSFDEKYLNIPDEVLITSMKDNQRYFEVYDENGKLINHFIAVRNGNKDYLDNVISGNEKVLVARLDDAQFFYDEDRKYPLSHFVDRLKDVSFHDKIGSMAEKVQRVRMIGDYLAKRWNLPENVVKDFDRASELYKFDLVTQMVGEFAELQGVMGMHYARLAGEDEEVSVAIKEHYMPATAEGPLPETTVGSLLSIADKIDTIITFFGAGMIPTSSNDPYALRRYAYGIVRILLNEKWSLPFNEVLPEIISLLNGVTPARLPKSDVDQEIADFIRDRVKQYLQKNKFKYDIIDAVLASSQQDPSQILAAANVLQLHHDDEEFKPVVESLTRIDNILKKAKFKGNVEVDESLFEDNSEKELYVGVQNLQEIESLADLYQGFVQLQPVIDQYFDVNMIMDKNEKVKNNRLAQLYAVSELADRLGNLSKLVIK